TTTGCAATTTGTCGTACTGAAATTTTATCGCCCACGGGTAGTGACTCGATGTATTGTAAAATCTTCTCATGTTTTGTTGACAAAATATCACCTATTTCTCAAGCAATGAATTCTGTTCTTAGTGTACCATATTTTTTGAGAAAATATTGAGTATAAAGGTGTAAAATGTTTAACGTTTCCTATTATTTCAACTACGCACGTGGTGTCAATTATTATAGTACAGCACCGTAAATGATTAGGAACAGTTTACTTTTTCACCAGCTTTTAAAATTTGAACCTCTGCATTTTGCACTAAATTTGCAAAAATTTGCGGATCCTGCTCAATTGGAGGGAATGTATTATAATGTATCGGTACAACAATTTTTGGTTTTAAAAATTCTACAGCACATGCAGCATCTTCAGGGCCCATCGTAAAGTTATCTCCAATTGGAATAAAGGCTATATCAATCGGATGACGTTCACCAATTAATTTCATATCACTAAATAGCGCTGTATCCCCCGCATGATAAATCGTTAATCCCTCGATAAATAATAGCACGCCGGCAGGCATTCCCATGTAAATGATTTCATTGTCTTCTGTTATATAAGAGGAGCCGTGGAAAGCCTGTGTAAACTTCACCTTCCCAAAATCGAACTGTTTTGCTCCACCAATATGCATTGGATGCGCTTTCACACCTTGCCATGAAATCCAGTTTGCTAATTCATTTGGTGCAATAACAAGCGCATCCTTTTTCTTAGCAAGTTCCACCGTATCACCTACATGATCATTATGCCCATGTGTAAGTAAAATAATATCTGGTGCCTCATCTGTAACCTTCAAATCGGTTTGGCTATTTCCATTAATGAAAGGGTCAATTAAAATTGTTTGATCATTTGTCTGAATTTTAACGACAGAATGACCATGATAACTAATTTGCATAAAAACGTTCCTCCCAACACGCATAATATTTGCTCCATCTTTTAATTCGCTATCCATGCGCTTTTTCCCTTTTTTTGATATGCTTGTACAGGATATGAAAAGTGCTATAGTGCTAGCTTTTCCTTTGACATGTACATGCCGAGAAAAGAAACGTCGTGCTAAATCATTTTTTGTTATAACCGCGCTGCGGGTGCTCCAAATAAACGTAAGCATTGCATTGCTACCTAATGAAGCCACTTGAAAAATGATGTTTTAAACTAACATCAGCAAAAAACTAGATGCAATTATGAGGAGGAAATGGATGATGTCAAAAGTACAAGAAATCCAAAACTATTTACAAAAAAATCAAATTGATGCCGCATTCGTAACGACTCCCGATAATGTCTATTACGTATCAGGTTTTAAAAGTAATCCCCACGAACGATTACTAGGTGTGATGATTTTTAAAGAAGCACAACCTTTTTTAATTTGTCCACAAATGGAAATCCCAGATGCACAAGCTGCCGGCTGGTCATATGAAATAATCGGTCATCAAGATACAGATAATGCTATGGATGTTCTTGCACAAGCGATTAAGAAGCGCAACGTAAATCCATCAACATTCGCGATTGAAAAAGCACAGCTTATCGTAGAACGTTTAGAAGCTTTACAACAATCATTTCCACAAGCTCAATTCGTACGCCTTGATGAAAAAATTAATGCCATGCGTGTGATTAAAGATGAAAATGAGTTAAATAAGCTACGCAAAGCGGCTCAACTTGCCGATTATGCGATTGAAGTAGGTTGTAAAGAAATTGCCGAAGGTAAAACTGAAATGGAGATTTTAACTGCTATTGAAAGTGCTATTCAAGAAAAAGGCTGTAAAATGTCCTTTGAAACAATGGTATTAAGTGGACCAAAATCGGCTTCACCACATGGTAAACCTGGTTCACGTAAAATCGAAAAAGGCGATATGGTGTTATTTGATCTAGGGGTAATTTACGATGGTTATTGCTCTGATATTACACGTACAGTAGCTTTTGGTGAACCATCTGCTCCACAAAAGGCAATCTATCATGCTGTATTAGCGGCTAATACCAATGCCATTGCAGCTGTAAAGCCTGGAGTACGTGCAATGGATTTAGATAAAATTGCGCGCGATACTATTACAGACGCAGGATTTGGTGAATATTTCACACATCGACTTGGTCATGGGCTTGGCATTTCCGTTCATGAATTCCCATCTATTACAGGAACAAATGACATGATGATGGAAGAAGGCATGGTATTTACAATCGAACCTGGTGTTTACAAATCTGATGTGACAGGTGTTCGTATTGAAGATGATGTCGTGGTTACAAAAGATGGTGTGGAAGTATTAACAAAATTCCCTAAAGACTTAATCGTACTGTAAGACAAGGTATTTTACGATGTAGAGGATAACTCAGTTTCTATGGATTCTTTTCCACAGTGACAAAAGAGAAAAAGTGTTAGATTGACTAAAGTCAATCTAACACTTTTTCTCTATCGTTGTTGTCCGCTATGGCGGGACATTCCGCGGGGACACTGTAAGCCACATCGCGGAATGCCCACGTCTGATATAGCAGAGCAGGAGTCACCGCCTACACTACCAACAACTAGTGCTATCTTCTAATTTTTTATTTATTGTAAAAGGAAAATGCTAATCCACTTATTTAAAATGGACACTGCTATCCTTCTTTTGACATTTTACGGTTCAGATGTATCCATACGTAACGAATAGCTACCGCAAGATATATTTATTTTAGTCATGCATTATTATTGTATTAATTCATCCACATTCACATATGGCAAGCCTTGTGCTTCTGCTACCGCTTTATAAGTAATATGCCCCTCTAATGCATTCACACCTTTTTTCAATGCAGGATTATCAATACATGCTTGCTTATAGCCTTTATTGGCAATTTGCAATGCATACGGGATTGTATTATTTGTTAAAGCAATCGTTGAAGTACGTGGCACTGCACCTGGCATATTGGCAACAGCATAGTGGACGACCCCATGCTTAACATACGTTGGATCATCATGTGTTGTAACACGATCAGATGTCGCAAAAATTCCACCTTGGTCAATGGCAATATCCACAACAACAGAACCTGGTTGCATTGATTGAATCATTTCTTCCGAAACTAACTTTGGTGCCTTTGCTCCAGGAATTAGAACAGCACCGACAACTAAATCAGAGTGTTTCACAGATTCTGCAATATTATATGGGTTAGACATTAATGTTTGAACATCGCGGCCAAACATATCTTCTAATTGACGTAGACGTTCTGGACTTAAATCAATAACTGTTACATCTGCTCCCATACCAACTGCAATTTTCGCAGCGTTTGTTCCGGCGATTCCGCCACCAATTACTGTTACTTTACCGCGTTGTACACCTGATACCCCACCTAGTAAAATCCCTTTACCACCGTGATTTTTCTCTAAATATTGCGCACCAATTTGAGTTGCCATTTTACCAGCTACTTCACTCATTGGTGTTAATAAAGGTAATGAACCATTGCCAAGTTGAACCGTTTCATAGGCAATACCTACAACTTTTTTCTCTATTAATGCCTGCGTTAATTCACGCTCTGGCGCTAAGTGCAAGTAGGTAAATAAGATTTGTCCCTCATAAAAGTAATCGTATTCCGATGCTACGGGTTCTTTTACTTTTAAGATCATTTCTTGAGCCCATGCTTCTTTTGCCGACGCAACGATATGTGCACCTGCTGCTACGTAATCTGCATCTGTAAAACTTGAACCGATACCAGCTCCTGTTTCAATATACACTTCGTGCCCAACATGCGTTAAGGAGACAACCCCTGCTGGTGTCATTGCTACGCGATTTTCGTTGTTTTTAATTTCCTTTGGAATACCAATCTTCATATTTCCAATCCCCTTTCATAACCTATGAACTAAGCAATATTCATCAAAATACGATTCATCGTAAATGATGCACCCCTTGCATTTCCATCTTACCAAACATGTGCAAAAAATGCTTTAATTAAAGCAAATACTAATTAAATTTACAATATTTATAAAATATCAAATAGTTAGATTATTAAAGAGATAAGAGGCATTGTACAGTAAATGCCTTCACTTTTTCACAAATTTTCTTCGGAAAGTATTTCCTTTAGAAAATCATTTGATATAATATCATTATACAAATAGGGAGGTAATACAAATGGCTAATCATTATAAAAGCATTGTAGTTGCAGTAGACGGTTCTAAAGAGGCAGAGTACGCTTTTCGTAAATCAATCGACGTTGCTAAACGTAACGAAGGTGCGGTTTTAAACCTAGTAAATGTTATTGATACGCGTTCATTCGCTGCTATTGAAGCATATGACCGTTCAATTGCAGAGCGTGCACAAGCTTTCTCTGAAGAATTATTAAATGGTTACAAAAAACAAGCTGAAGAAGAAGGCTTAACAAACGTAAACCTTGTAATCGAGTATGGATCTCCTAAAAATATTATTACAAAAGAGCTTTCTAAAATCGTTGATGCAGATTTAATTATCTGTGGCGCTACTGGTTTAAATGCAGTAGAACGCTTCCTAATCGGTTCAGTATCTGAAGCAATCGTACGTTCTGCAAATTGCGACGTACTTGTTATCCGTACACCAGAAGCTTAATCGCAATACATAAAAAGGTATCCAAAATTGGATACCTTTTTTATTATTTTATTTTCCTTCTTGCCACATCTTCACTTTCTCAAAAAACATTGCAAGCGCTTGTTTATTTTGCATATTTGGTACTTTCGCCAATAATACTTCTTTCGGGGCTTTAAAAGCTTCCCCTTGCTTTTGTAAAATCACAATACTTTTTTCAAGTGCTTTATTGGCAAACATTGTTTCTGGCAATTGAATAATCGCTTGAATCCAAGCATGCTTTTGGATGTACTTATGCAGTTGCTTCGACTGTTCCGATTCAAAAAGATGTGTTGGCGCTAAGAAAAATAAATAGCCTCCGTCTTTCGTATAATTGATAGATTGCTCAATAAATAAATGATGAGCATAGCTCATGCCTTCAGAAGCACAAAGCTCATAATCTAGTGCTACTTCCTCATTCGGATAGTATCCGACTGGTAAATCACAAACAATCGCATCTACAGGATCCACCAATAAGTCTTGCAACGCATCTTGGCGATATAAAGAAACTGGTTGCTCTGTTAAATCTGCTGTTGCTGCAGCTAATTGGATAAGTAACTCATCTACCTCCACACCTGATGCTTCTAATTTTCCATCAAGTAAATTCATAACTGTTAACAATAAATTACCTGTTCCCACTGCTGGATCCATGATTGTCAGCTTTTCTTTCTCTAATCGATCCGCAAAAATTTGTTCAACAAAATAACCAACTAATAGACCAAGCGTATCTGGTGTCATTTGATGATTTGGCTGGGAACCTTTACGCATCCCTTTTAAAATCGCAATTTGAATAGATTTACGCACATCTTCTTTCGTTGCTCCTTGTTGGGAGAAATCTACTTCTCCATCAAGCCATGCCTCTAGTCCATCAAGCACACCTTCAAGCAATGTCGCATCTTGCTCTTTTTCTATTTTTTCTGCATGCTCATTCAGCATCCCAAATAGTTTTTCAATTTTTTCCATACATAACTTCCTTTCACGCAGAAAAGAGCCGTGACAAAACCTGTCACAGCCCTTTTGTCTAGTATTATCTTAGCCTAAAAGAAGCAAATTATGCTAGTGCTTTCACTGCTGCAATTGCTGCTTCATAGTTTGGATGATCTGTAGCCTCAGGTACATACTCGACATAAGTCACTTTGCCAGTTGCATCTACCACAAAAACGGCGCGTGCTAGAAGGCGTAATTCTTTAATATATACGCCATATGCTTCACCAAATGACAGGTCACGATGATCTGAAACTGTTTGAACAGCATCAATTCCTGCAGCTCCGCACCAACGTTTTTGAGCAAATGGCAGGTCAACTGATACTGTATAAATTACTACATCATCGCCTAAATTTGCAGCTTCCTCATTAAAACGGCGCGTTTGTGCATCACATACACCTGTATCTAATGATGGGACTACGCTAAACAAGCGAATTTTACCTTCTGAATCTTTTAAAGAAACAGGTGATAAATCATTTGCTAATACTGTGAAATCCGGTGCTTGGTCTCCAACCTTTACTTCGTTACCTATTAGTGTTACTGGACCCTTTTTAAATGTAATTTGTGCCATGTTAACGCCTCCTAATCATCATATGTACATAATCTTACTAAATGTAGGGAAATAATTGCAACTAGGACAGCTTATCTTCATGCAATTAATGTGATGGCTTGTCAGCTACCACTCCTATTTACACTGTTCACACACATTTTTGAAGATAATTACTAAAAAATGTTAGATGACTGTAATCATCTAACACTTTACAAATTAAAAATTTAAAAGTCACTTAAAGTTGTGTTTTACCTGCTGATCATTCCTCAGGTTTTTCCTCCAACTTTTCAGGTTCTTTAGCGGCTTCCTGAATAGTTGCTGGCGTTTGTACCGTTGCTTGCACAGTCTCTTTTGCTATATACACTTTTTCATGAACAACCGTAGTCTCAGCAAAGTAATCATGTATACCTTGATTGTCCGGTAAAATAGCAACTAAAATATACAGCGGCGTAAAGATATTACTGATTAAGCGACCAATCCATTCTCTGAACAGCACATCTGACCATTGTAGTTTATCCTGTTTCAGCGATACAACGCGTAACCCCAATGCCATTTTCCCTAAAGTTTGCCCGAAAAATTTCGTCATCAAGACAAAGTAACAATAATAAAGAACAGCTGAAATAATTGAGATAGGTGCATACCATACCGATTCTGATAATGACCAGTCCATTAAGTAAAATATTGGATTAACAGCAATTCCTATAATAGCAGAAATAACTAATCCATCTAGGACAAATGCCCAAAAACGTACCCAAAATCCTGCGGTCTTCAATTGATAGTTTGTCATCACTGTAGGCGTCACTGTTTTATCTAGTAATTCTTGGCTTATCGAGGGTGCCCCTTGCAAAACGAAATCATTGTTTGTCATGGTATGCCCTCCTTAGTATTCACCATATAAATACATCATTTTTGGTGCCTTATATTCCGTCATAATTTTCATCAACATTTTTTCTTCAGCCGAAGGACCAAATAGTGAACCAACTTTCATGCCAATTAATGACGGTAAGCCTCCTTGATTATACGAGTATTCGAAAAGAACAGCATCCTCTAATCCAAAATCTTGTCGTAAAGCTGCAATTGCCGCTTGCTCATCGCCTATTTCGTCAATTAAGCCTGCTTCAAGTGCCTTTGTACCACCAAGAATTCGACCATCAGCTACCTTTTTGACATCCGCTTCAGACATATTGCGCCCTTTTTCAACTATATCAACGAACTCTTCATATGATTCATTAATCATATCTTGCATCATAGCACGTTCTTCTGCAGTAATTTCACGTGTAGGGCTTAGCATATCTTTATGTTGCCCTGATTTAAACGTTTCAAATTTCACGCCCACTTTTTCGGCTAATTCCTGATAATTAATAGATTGCATAATGACACCAATAGAACCTGTTATTGTATCACGATGTGCATAAATTTTATCTGCTGGTGCTGAAATGTAGTAACCACCCGACGCTGCCATAGAATCCATTGACACATAGATAGGAATTTGACGCTCTTCTTTAATTTCTAACAATTTCTTATAAATTTCTGCCGATTCCTTTACTCCACCACCTGGAGTATTCACACTTAGTACAATTCCCTGTACTGTATCATCAGCTAAAATATTATCCAATTGATTTAAGAAAAACTGGTGATCGTAAGCAACGGATTGCCATAATGTATTCGACCCAACATCTTGAATCGTCCCATCCACTTTCAAATATGCGATACGTTTTGTATAATCTTCACCTTCAATAACCGTTTCGTATACATCTAAATTTTTGCCAGCCATTACGCTATCAAAATTACTAAAGAAATCTGATTTAAAAATCGCCATAATCGTGTTAAGTCCTAATGAAAACACTAATAATACAGCTGCAACTGCTAAGGCTATCCACCTTTTTGTATTCATATAATCGCCTCCTCTTCACGTTATACGTCTAAATGTCCAAAACGTTTCACTTTTAAGTAATTTTTATGTAAAAGTTTTTCTCATGTTTATGAATTTGCCATAAACAAAATAGGGAGAGTACAAAAAAATCAAAAGTTCATCATAAAGCATGAACTTTGATTTTTCGACATTATTTCCTAG
This DNA window, taken from Lysinibacillus sp. FSL M8-0337, encodes the following:
- the ald gene encoding alanine dehydrogenase, which codes for MKIGIPKEIKNNENRVAMTPAGVVSLTHVGHEVYIETGAGIGSSFTDADYVAAGAHIVASAKEAWAQEMILKVKEPVASEYDYFYEGQILFTYLHLAPERELTQALIEKKVVGIAYETVQLGNGSLPLLTPMSEVAGKMATQIGAQYLEKNHGGKGILLGGVSGVQRGKVTVIGGGIAGTNAAKIAVGMGADVTVIDLSPERLRQLEDMFGRDVQTLMSNPYNIAESVKHSDLVVGAVLIPGAKAPKLVSEEMIQSMQPGSVVVDIAIDQGGIFATSDRVTTHDDPTYVKHGVVHYAVANMPGAVPRTSTIALTNNTIPYALQIANKGYKQACIDNPALKKGVNALEGHITYKAVAEAQGLPYVNVDELIQ
- the sppA gene encoding signal peptide peptidase SppA encodes the protein MNTKRWIALAVAAVLLVFSLGLNTIMAIFKSDFFSNFDSVMAGKNLDVYETVIEGEDYTKRIAYLKVDGTIQDVGSNTLWQSVAYDHQFFLNQLDNILADDTVQGIVLSVNTPGGGVKESAEIYKKLLEIKEERQIPIYVSMDSMAASGGYYISAPADKIYAHRDTITGSIGVIMQSINYQELAEKVGVKFETFKSGQHKDMLSPTREITAEERAMMQDMINESYEEFVDIVEKGRNMSEADVKKVADGRILGGTKALEAGLIDEIGDEQAAIAALRQDFGLEDAVLFEYSYNQGGLPSLIGMKVGSLFGPSAEEKMLMKIMTEYKAPKMMYLYGEY
- a CDS encoding Xaa-Pro peptidase family protein — translated: MSKVQEIQNYLQKNQIDAAFVTTPDNVYYVSGFKSNPHERLLGVMIFKEAQPFLICPQMEIPDAQAAGWSYEIIGHQDTDNAMDVLAQAIKKRNVNPSTFAIEKAQLIVERLEALQQSFPQAQFVRLDEKINAMRVIKDENELNKLRKAAQLADYAIEVGCKEIAEGKTEMEILTAIESAIQEKGCKMSFETMVLSGPKSASPHGKPGSRKIEKGDMVLFDLGVIYDGYCSDITRTVAFGEPSAPQKAIYHAVLAANTNAIAAVKPGVRAMDLDKIARDTITDAGFGEYFTHRLGHGLGISVHEFPSITGTNDMMMEEGMVFTIEPGVYKSDVTGVRIEDDVVVTKDGVEVLTKFPKDLIVL
- a CDS encoding class I SAM-dependent methyltransferase encodes the protein MEKIEKLFGMLNEHAEKIEKEQDATLLEGVLDGLEAWLDGEVDFSQQGATKEDVRKSIQIAILKGMRKGSQPNHQMTPDTLGLLVGYFVEQIFADRLEKEKLTIMDPAVGTGNLLLTVMNLLDGKLEASGVEVDELLIQLAAATADLTEQPVSLYRQDALQDLLVDPVDAIVCDLPVGYYPNEEVALDYELCASEGMSYAHHLFIEQSINYTKDGGYLFFLAPTHLFESEQSKQLHKYIQKHAWIQAIIQLPETMFANKALEKSIVILQKQGEAFKAPKEVLLAKVPNMQNKQALAMFFEKVKMWQEGK
- a CDS encoding RDD family protein; its protein translation is MTNNDFVLQGAPSISQELLDKTVTPTVMTNYQLKTAGFWVRFWAFVLDGLVISAIIGIAVNPIFYLMDWSLSESVWYAPISIISAVLYYCYFVLMTKFFGQTLGKMALGLRVVSLKQDKLQWSDVLFREWIGRLISNIFTPLYILVAILPDNQGIHDYFAETTVVHEKVYIAKETVQATVQTPATIQEAAKEPEKLEEKPEE
- a CDS encoding universal stress protein, whose product is MANHYKSIVVAVDGSKEAEYAFRKSIDVAKRNEGAVLNLVNVIDTRSFAAIEAYDRSIAERAQAFSEELLNGYKKQAEEEGLTNVNLVIEYGSPKNIITKELSKIVDADLIICGATGLNAVERFLIGSVSEAIVRSANCDVLVIRTPEA
- the tpx gene encoding thiol peroxidase, whose translation is MAQITFKKGPVTLIGNEVKVGDQAPDFTVLANDLSPVSLKDSEGKIRLFSVVPSLDTGVCDAQTRRFNEEAANLGDDVVIYTVSVDLPFAQKRWCGAAGIDAVQTVSDHRDLSFGEAYGVYIKELRLLARAVFVVDATGKVTYVEYVPEATDHPNYEAAIAAVKALA
- a CDS encoding metal-dependent hydrolase; protein product: MQISYHGHSVVKIQTNDQTILIDPFINGNSQTDLKVTDEAPDIILLTHGHNDHVGDTVELAKKKDALVIAPNELANWISWQGVKAHPMHIGGAKQFDFGKVKFTQAFHGSSYITEDNEIIYMGMPAGVLLFIEGLTIYHAGDTALFSDMKLIGERHPIDIAFIPIGDNFTMGPEDAACAVEFLKPKIVVPIHYNTFPPIEQDPQIFANLVQNAEVQILKAGEKVNCS